GTTTGCTTTGCAACTTCCATTTGGCGAagacaaaaatacagcaaagaatTTACAGAAGACTTGCTTACATTTGAGAGCAGGCAAGTACGCACCGGCTTTCGAATCCCTGAGTGTGTACTTTAGTTTCTTAGTAAAACATTCAGCGCTGCTGTTCCAGAAATTTATTATCTCACTATCTTCAAACAACCACACCCAAAGCACAGCTTTGCATTACAAACACTGAACCTACAGGAAATTTAATTGCACATTAGTACTGAAATCACCCGAACCATATATGCGAAACAACATCTTTATTTACTTCAGTCTGTTGTAAGCATCTTCAATGCACTTATCACCATATTTTCCAGGTGCCTAAACAGGTGTCTGCATTTTGCCCCAGGAGGCCTATACTGAACTTAAAGGCACTGACTAATAAACCAGAAATGCATACATGGAATAGATTATATGGTGATTTTCTGCTGGGTAGgcaattatttaataatttagttaattgaattttcaaaataacttccAGGTGAGTATTTCCAGTGCTTACAACCTCTACCCTTGTAAATTACCAGCATAGTTAAGTCTGCCTGCAAAGGTCAAAAACAACTTTTGcaaaacctaaagaaaaaaacgtAAAGAAAAAGAGTCCACAGCTTTAGAGATCAACatactttgtttctttctaagCTGTGCTCATCTTATTCCCACTATACACACATGTGCTGTGTGCACGTGCATGTATGTATGCAATGTTTTTaacaagacaaaacaaggaaaaaatatgcctccgttttttcttgcagaaggTGAAGTTCAACCCAGGTTGAACACACTCCAACTCCTCATACATATCAGACGATCTTGTAGCAGCTTgaacaacatattttaaacagagaGCTTAAGAGACATGATTTCTCCATCTACTTCCCCTGCCACCTGCCAGCCGTTCCCCGGCCCTGCTCAGTTAAAAGTTAACTTAATATTTACTTGCAAGTTACAAGAACAGACATTTGGCATCTCTCTGAGGAATACGTTTATAGTTCTTAAATCAAGAGAACtgacaaaaaaattaaacactaagctgtttcttttttttttccctgaagccTGCAGTGTAGCTTTAACATTAACAGCTATCTTTTTTAATCTCCAAACTTTAGCAGGCTGAAGTTCTGTCCTATGCAGCTTTTGAACGAAGCATGTTTcgaagaaaagaggaaatgcaTAGAAAATGCTAAGACCATCAACGAAAGTGGACAAAGTAGTTATTATTTCCCCTTggaatatttttccctgtagtTCCAGAGAACAGCTATAAGACTTAAactgaggaaggcagcaggcagtCACAATAATGAAGCACTCCAAGTGCAAACTGCTTTGACCTCATATATATCTCTGCTGTAAAATAGAGGACATTATCAAatcaaccatttttttccttccagctagctgcaatacaaaagaaattactttatCCAATTGCTCTTCGCTAACCTTAATTCCTGTGCAAAACAAACTTTTATCTTCCTTACTTTACTTTTGAGAGCTACCTGTAACATTTATTCCAGTAGTGACAAAAAGCTAACACTGCATTACATATGTGTCACTAAACTAGATTTTTTTACCAAAATTATCTTGCTCCCCTGTCCCCTGTCTCTCTCGAGGGCAGTGAAAAGGGTAATGTGAAAGCGCCTTGTACCTGTTTGTAGAAATCAGTCGAAGGCGATGATCTAGACCTCTCGTGGGTGTACTGGGGTTTCTCATGCTGTTCGTGGCTGGCATCAAGGATATTATCCGCTGAATGGTATCTCCCTGAACTCCTTGCCTCTATGGGCTTCCGCTGCTCTTTCCACGACGCCTGATACTCTGCAAAGGTTCCCAGGCGCTGCGGCTGTTCAGATTTCACAATCCTGTCAGCAGCCTTACTGCTGCTACCGTGGTGGACGTTACCTTTGGAAGCATGTGCAGGTTCAAGTCCAACAGAGGCTGCCCGACCTCTTCTCTCATACCATGACTCGTCTCCCTCTTGTCCACCGTATGCTTTTCTGTCAGCCCTCTCAGGCTGTCCCTCAAGCAGACTGTGGGGAGTTGGTTTCTGTGCAGACTTTCTATATGAAGGCTTActtgtttcttcaaaaaatttCCACCTGTCCGCAAATGAGCCCAAGACTTCTTCGGATGCATTGGGATGGCAATGAGCATGGCACTCATCCTCTGACATCCCCACTTCATTCATCTTCTCCGGTTCAGAATAAGACTTCAGTTTTTGCTCTGTTGTGAACCTCTTCCTGGCTCCGATGCGCGAAACGTGATGAGCGCCACTCCCTGTAGGGTTCGGTTTAGCTTGCGTAGCCTCAAGGAATCCAGACGCATCTTCAGAAACCAAAGCCAATAATGAAGAGTTGTAACTACCAGCTTTCCGTTCTGGTGACCTGGGGGGATattcagcagggctgggctccaaGTCCCGCCGTTTGAAGGAAGTTGCCCGCAGAACCCTGGCCTGTGCTTCCTTTAGGTGATCTTTGTAGGTGCTAGTAAAGCTGGTATCCGGGGaggcatttacattttctgatgAATCTGGCTTCCAGTTCTCATTGCTCTCCTCTGTCTCACACGACCCTATTAAAGTAGCcgtgcttctgcttttctgcagctttgctcTTCTCATTTGGATCTCATTTCTCAGGGTTGTTGCAAAACGATTGCTCCTTCGTGCCTGTTTAGACAAGTGAGTGTCAAATGGGGGCTGTGGCTCTGTTACAGCTTCTGGGCTGTTGTCagattgttttttcccttcctgagcCAAAGAGTGCAACATTGGGGTCCTCTGAGGAGAAATCTTGCTACTCTCGTCTTTCCCCCACCTAAAATCTTTCTGAGCAGCTCTGTTCTCAGTGGTAAGGACACAGCCCTTTACATACTCCTGTTGACAGTACTTAGCTTCACTTTCATCGAAGCTGCtctcaaagcttttcttttgcccAGACTTTTCAGCATGATTGGGTTTTTTAGCCTCTTCTACTATGGCAGATCTAACATCCCCCTCTCTGTCCACTGTGTAATGACTACTGTTCTCACATCCTTCCAGAGAAGATTCAACAGATTGTTGAGGTAGATAGTATTTTGGTTTTTGGACCATAGTGACAACTGCAGGGTTTTCATAAGGTCCAAGAGATGCATCAGCCCCCACTGCAGGTTTCCAGCTGTCATCCTTGAGCTGCAGTGGCTTTGAACTTCCCTGAGCAGGCTGTTTTGCTGTCACACAATAATAGCGACTCTGTCCAGTGTTGTCCACCTTCTGTTCAGCAGCACTGTTTGAAGAAGAGCACGTGTTGAGCAGCCTGGTGTGGTTTAGACTGTATCCATGAAAATGATCAGTAGGTAACTCCTGAATGCCGctataggaaagaaaaggttgCTGCTCTTTAGGCGCAGCTAACATTCTTGCATTGtgaaaaaaagtgctttcatcACTGtactggtgctggtggtggtaaCTGTAAGTGGGCTGTGCAAACCGAACATCAGTACTGGACAAGGATGACTGCAGCTTGCTCGCAGTTCCCGTGCTACTGTTGTacctttcagcagctgcaggaaaagtATGTTCTGAACTGAGATCAGATTTATAATTTGAGCCGCTGACCCTCCTGTCACACGCTCTGGAAGGCCGCCGTTGCTGCTCCACAGTTTCTGAGTTCCAGTCATTCCTGGGCTGAGATCGGTTCAGGGCTGTAAAGTGCTGCGTGCTGGCACTCTCTGAGTACACAGGGCCCTGGGCTTTCTCATGGCCTTTGGTAGCAGCAAAGCTGTCACTACGAAGaggtggaggtggtgggggaggagaggaagactTCCTCTTATCAGGAACAAACCAGACGGGTCCAAAACTAGATCTTCCAGAGCCAGCGAGCTTGACATCAGGGTGTTCCTCTATTCTAGGACTTTTGTTATTCTCGTACTGGACGGGGGCTGGCAAATATCCAGGCTTGTCCTCTATTCCACTGTTATCGTTCAAGAACTGGCCAGACTTGTTTCCTTGTTTAGCAGTCTCCCAGTGACCTACTTTGTACAGCATGTTCTCTGTTGAAGAAGTGTCTGCAGTGGATAGAGTGTGGTCAGGGGTGCTAGAACTTGTGGAGAAAGACCCGTAGGCTGAATCCCGCTTACTTTGGCTCCCTAGATGATCAATGCTACTATTAGACCTTGCAGAAGAAAGTCTCCCGTACTGGGCTACTTGAGGAGTTTGGTCCCAGCTGTCCATACTTCCCAAAGAACTGAACTGGTCAGAAGCACGATGTAGATTTGACTGATCCCAGGAGTTTGACAGGTCATGAGAAGAACAACTGTGGtaggaaacaaacagaaagaacaataaATACAACAGTCAAAAAATCCCACGATATAATTACAAAAATCTGGACACCAATTTTATTAACATTGTGACATAACAGTCACTCAGGACAATCTACGAACATTAGAAGTTTGGACACAAAGTCATGGCTTAATCCTTCTATTTTGCCACTGATTCAAAGCTTGAAACCTGAAAAACTATCTGGCATTTCCTTCCTACCTTTACCACTAAGTAATACACATTTATCTCCTTGAAGGTTCTCCTTTCCCTGAGCAAACTGTTGATTTTGCTGACTTTTAAACCAATTTGATCCCCATTAGATCCCTTTTTCTCTGGACAAACACCAACTTACTTTGTAGCTTATTTTCCAGGCACCCTGATTCCTCCAGCTACTATACTTGTGTACTTCACTGTTCACGTTTTGGAAATTTACTTCTTCAGCCCATAAACTTTATCCTTTGTCTTGCTTATCCAAATCTGCCCCttcatgtaatattttaatttcaaaatgaaggcTCACTATAGACATTAGCCTCAAATTCCACCATTTGAGTTCTGAGCCTCCACATGTACCTTACTAATATGCTCTTAAACCACTCTCAGTATGACACTAGTACAAAAATGTCATTCAATTCCGTCCAGTTCCACAACATTGACAGAAAAACTCCCAGAGGAGATGCTAGagtaatttaatttctacatGGCTGATACTAAACTTATAACCTTTCTTCAGAAATCCTTACCATCACCTCTCTGTCACTCCCTCCTGTACAGAAAATTCATCTTTGACACTGCACTTTCTCTGGCTCGTTTGCCTAGACACTATTTCAAAatcttgctgcttctgttgtCTTCCTACACACaatcagctttgttttgtttctttcttctcaagCTCTTTCCTTTTGTATCTTTCACAGCACCCACCTCCTGTCAATCCAACACACTGATGCCGAGACAATAGTCTTCTCAACTATTCTCACTTCTTCCTGTCTGAACTTCActgccagcccctcctgctTTTATGTACCAAATTCAATTCCTGTCCTTGCATGCAAAGCCCCTTGGTAGAAATCCCAGAATTGTTCCACTTCCCTGTAGCTATAATTATATGAAGCATCTATCAAATCTTGTGCAGTAAAGAAACCTGTGAAAGCTCCTAATGAAATTAGATTAGTccacataaaaatatacaaagagtgacacagattttttttgctctcaaaaatactgcaaaaagaCAACTAAACAGTTCTTTGGAATTTAGTTTTAAGATAGGaattgcagggttttttttatattactatagcctttgaattttttttaaataaaatatggtcAAAAATAACTTACGGGAAGTAAGGGAAAGTATACTTTGCATTTActttctaaaagcatttttttgacAAGATAAACTAGCAGTGGCCTCATCTTATATGTTTTTtagttctttcattttcagcatttcaaaacGTTTCACTGAATACTTAAAAAGTCTTAACTTTCTTCCTAAGCAGATACTACGGGTCACATAAAAAGTGTCTTAGTCATTAGGATCTCTGTTTTTAGTGAAGAACGTAAGTGATGTTCCTATGAattgcagggtttttttgtttgtttgttttgttttgttttaatttaccCCCCTCTTCAGGACTAAGATGATGCTTGGCATTGATTAAGGATGATACTTGCACAAGAGAGCCTCTATTTACAATCTACAGATCTGATATCAAATGTGAAGCAGAGATCATCAGCATGAGTTCACAGCTCTGCCAGAAAACCCTTCATGGAAACCTAACAGATGCAAGAAAAACTTCATAGGAAAGGCAGCAAAGTTTCTGGTGGTGTGTTACCGCAAAGCTTGGCCTCCCGTGGTCCTTACCTGTGGGGCAATACTCCCACACAGTCTGGCATAGGATAGAGTCCAAAAGCCATTTCTATTGACAGTCTGGCATCCCAGGCTACCCTTCTCTCAATGGCATTTTTTCAGAGCAGGTTCATAAATGGACGTGTACTGTTGGTTTAAGACTGACAGGTAAATTCCTGGAATGATCTGCAAGTACCTTTATTTGGTCATGTTGGCCAAGGGGCACACCCCAAACCCATGGCATGAGTTTCTGCTCCTGGGCCCTCCCAGAAATGACATCATCTCAGCAAATCAGGCAGCATTCAGACCAGACTAACTTTCCTCAAAAATTCAGTTTAAGCAGCCTTCTCAAAGCTTACTTGCCTCACATTCACACCTGTAAGGCTGTAACAAAGTAACAGAGGTTACTGTTTTCAACTACACACCTgggtaaaacaaagaaaaatactagcGTATCCTAGTGGAAGACAACGCAGGGTCTAAACTTATAGCAACTCAAGATGGTTCACATCCACACCTTCCAGAAAAGTGCCAGCAGCCATAGCCTAGTGTGGgctaggaaaaaaagtcttcatcCACTTTGTTAAGCTGTGACTTCTGTGAAGATGACAGAAGACGACTCACAATGGGAAATTAAGGCATCAAACCCTTAGAAGGTCTGACTTGCTAGCTCTGCTATTCAGAAATGTTCTTGGCACCCACACCTAGCCCAGTGATCCCTAGGTGGTTTACAGTTTTTGCACAAAAGTCATACGATAAAACCACAGACAGAATGGCAGATGTGGAGTTCAGGGCCCCAGAACTACTCTCACTCCTACCTACAGAAgtctcttctgctctttcttcctgTAGCTTCACACACCTTCTCAAAGGTCTGAATTCAGTGGGCAGGCcaagaaaaatacaactaaaccaaccaaccaaccaaacaaaaaaaccaacagacCCATGCCTTAATCTAGCATCTACCTAGGTAGTAAAGACAATTTTCAGAAGGTTGACTTGAGCAGCTGTCCCTTCCCCACTCTGAAATCCAGGTATATCCTGCTTGGAAGAGAGCCACAGCATCTCTCCTCCTGGCTGAACTCCACATTTTACATGTGATTTGATTCTCACACTCACAGAGAGAACTGAGGCATGCACATTCAGAGGAGATTTTAGGCTGTGAGTACCGGTTTCAGATGCTTAGCTCAGGGACGGTCCTGAAATTCCAGAAGAGGCACAAGGATGAGATCCTCAGGCTAGAAATATCCCCTCCTCGAGCTATTTGTATTATCTCCTTACCTACTGCTCCTTTCAGGTACTGACTAGCCTGAATCCCATTCAGCTTGGTGCTGAAACATGCTGGTTTTGTGGATTGTGCCTTGAAAGTGGGGAATCCCTGAGGctactcacttttttttttttttttttttttttttttttaaactagcaaACCCAAAAAAAGCTACTTTGCAACTGGGATCCTCAAAATACCCAAATCCTTTGGCTGGCACTCTGGGAGTGCTGGATTTCCAGGAGCCACAATCTGAAGTCAGCTTGGTCATGGAAACCGTCTTGGGCAACAGACAGCAGGAGTGACAAATCTCCCAGGTAAATCACCTTTTGGCAGCCAAGCTTTCAAGTGGGCAGCACAGGTGGTTGAGGGGTTCAGGAGTAGTAATGTCCTTGGAACCCTGGTGTTAGACTGTGCTGAAACCACTGCATCTTCTAGTACCATCTGAGAAAGTAGTTTGCCCTTTTTGTTATCATTAACGTCTGTCAGCAGTTGCTGCTATTTATGATACACTAGAGGAGGGGATTGCTCCAGTCCCCTCCTCCCGTTCCTTTATACTGAAACTCACCTGCCAGAAGTTCATTGCAAAGTGCACTtgaatcaaattaaaaataaataaataaatattttaaatatcaccAGCTCCTATCAAATCACACTCTCAGAAATGTGTCTTGTAATATCTTAACTTTCACAACGTTCAAGGACAACCATCAGGAAGAGCAGGAAGCATGTAACAATTTACATTTCAATCAAAAGACTTAGTTGACAAAGTAAAAATACTCTCAAATTAGCATTGCAACCAAGAATTCTAAGTCTGTAAGGAATTtgtgaattttgtttcttgtacAAGAACTCTTACTGTCTTAAATCTATAAATCTAGTCCAGCctatttacagaaaatttaagTATAAACTCTACTAGTCAATGTAAGACAGGAACAACTACAATCAAggatttgagaaaaataatgtgctAAAAGTTCTGCTAATGGAGTAttatgaaaagcattttgaaaaccatttctttctaaatgctaattttcccattttatgCAGGGGCAGATagcaagttattttaaaaacagtaagaaacttcaaaagaaatcaaacaatgTAAAAAAGGTTGTACAAatggtataaaataaaatcttacagTATGAatgttcttctgttgttttaaagAGCACGATAAGTTAACATCAAGAAGCAAAGACGAAGAATGTACAGTtaggaagcagagaaagcacAAGTTTACTTTCCAAACGGAGAAGGTGTATAAGAATGATTTTATATAATGCCTAGAATAACTATGGCCCAATATGAATTGTTTGGAGaagaataaataagtaaataaatagataaaacaaATGGACTAAAATCCTTGTGAAAATGCTGAAGGATGTCACCTAAAAGCAggaaccaaacaaaaacctgtaaCCAGATGCAAACAGGCATTACTTAAAATTTCACAACTAAAACTACATGAGTGCCAGCCTTTCTTCCACAGTGCTGAATGAGACCTAACaaattttaaagtgctttaaacaaacactgaaaatcattGGTCTTATTACCTCTTTACACAAGC
This is a stretch of genomic DNA from Cygnus atratus isolate AKBS03 ecotype Queensland, Australia chromosome 1, CAtr_DNAZoo_HiC_assembly, whole genome shotgun sequence. It encodes these proteins:
- the SHROOM2 gene encoding protein Shroom2, which codes for MEDVGLRSGRERLPGGDPRLGAALVEPGPVVVMVEQRAAEGYKLVEVLLSGGAPWGFTLKGGREHGEPLIITKIEDGSKAASVDKLLAGDEIVGINDVGLSGFRQEAICLVKGSHKTLKLVVKRRNDLACRPHSWHATKFTESQPETATSHLPSSNACTSWHSRYHASCSSHDLSNSWDQSNLHRASDQFSSLGSMDSWDQTPQVAQYGRLSSARSNSSIDHLGSQSKRDSAYGSFSTSSSTPDHTLSTADTSSTENMLYKVGHWETAKQGNKSGQFLNDNSGIEDKPGYLPAPVQYENNKSPRIEEHPDVKLAGSGRSSFGPVWFVPDKRKSSSPPPPPPPLRSDSFAATKGHEKAQGPVYSESASTQHFTALNRSQPRNDWNSETVEQQRRPSRACDRRVSGSNYKSDLSSEHTFPAAAERYNSSTGTASKLQSSLSSTDVRFAQPTYSYHHQHQYSDESTFFHNARMLAAPKEQQPFLSYSGIQELPTDHFHGYSLNHTRLLNTCSSSNSAAEQKVDNTGQSRYYCVTAKQPAQGSSKPLQLKDDSWKPAVGADASLGPYENPAVVTMVQKPKYYLPQQSVESSLEGCENSSHYTVDREGDVRSAIVEEAKKPNHAEKSGQKKSFESSFDESEAKYCQQEYVKGCVLTTENRAAQKDFRWGKDESSKISPQRTPMLHSLAQEGKKQSDNSPEAVTEPQPPFDTHLSKQARRSNRFATTLRNEIQMRRAKLQKSRSTATLIGSCETEESNENWKPDSSENVNASPDTSFTSTYKDHLKEAQARVLRATSFKRRDLEPSPAEYPPRSPERKAGSYNSSLLALVSEDASGFLEATQAKPNPTGSGAHHVSRIGARKRFTTEQKLKSYSEPEKMNEVGMSEDECHAHCHPNASEEVLGSFADRWKFFEETSKPSYRKSAQKPTPHSLLEGQPERADRKAYGGQEGDESWYERRGRAASVGLEPAHASKGNVHHGSSSKAADRIVKSEQPQRLGTFAEYQASWKEQRKPIEARSSGRYHSADNILDASHEQHEKPQYTHERSRSSPSTDFYKQEVSLEVRRQAEDLKEDGERTFSKVNNLDEKNYAVRQADIGALRENPREKRDQLDQNIGHKWKASVRPLHAREPTVLSHESRGRSGTLPSDYRYSQENVNEKSKDCSLPHLTCSEPQSLNENHSRLSQGTGEENRRAEPALLNKKRGPAPQRPPPPKRDKYRRPDNSAPSLGTSSESLLVAPSHPFPSSSPSSAEVFTSHSSLCQSPAAFNGKLKSANPQEVLQASSTENVCQHLEEKTHLKSEPVLSSKYRYLQKPGMETSRSPSPQFAPQKLTDKPPVSVQDENPARIERVIDNNTTVKMVPIKIVHSESSAEKESRQGLVSTMEPLALPSGLEKDQIKTLSTSEQSYSRFCAYTRQGVEPEPETKTKPAEPQPAEEPGNNLKDSSAAVPAVSYVKAKEKTFEDWKSEELAREIVGRDKSLADILDPNMKIKTAMDLMVGIFPKDEHLLEEAQQRRKLLPKVPSPKISEEKKEEQNAPSAISLTTNSTYYSTSAPKAELLIKMKDMQEQQQQQQSEDDSEDELDHDLSEKKQELIDSISRKLQVLREARETLLEDIQANNILGEEVEAIVKEVCKPNEFDKFKMFIGDLDKVVNLLLSLSGRLARVENALNNLDENTSPEERRTLVEKQKLLTQQHEDAKELKENLDRRERIVFDILANYLSEENLADYEHFVKMKSALIIEQRELEDKIKLGEEQLKCLTDSLQPERLK